The Ketobacter alkanivorans genome includes the window GAACACCACCCGATCTACCCGGGCGTGCAGAATGGCACCGGCACACATGGTACAGGGCTCAACGGTAACATAAAGTGTGGAACCGGGAATGCGGTAGTTGCGCTCATTGGCACAGGCCTGACGCAGGGCAACGATTTCTGCGTGGGAGGTAGGATCACAGGCAGCGATGGGGTGGTTGTAGCCTTCCCCCAACACCTGATCATCCCGTACGATCACAGCACCTACGGGAACCTCATGTTCCGAGGCGGCTTGACGAGCCAATTCCAACGCATACTGCATCCAATGAATATCACGCCGGTGAAATTCCACCGTATCCCCCCCCATGCAAGCCCCTCATGAACCGTTACTGATCTATCTCACCAGTATAACGGATCGAGTGCTCACGGTGATAGAACGCCCATTTACAGGGCTTTCCACTCGATGACAGTGGCTTTAGCCCCGCTGGCTTTAAGGTCTGCGGTACGCTTTCTGCTTAGATTGCGCCCGGCACCCCAGTTCGGCCTGCTGTTCCGGGGTGGCAAACAAATCCCCTGCCAAGCCATGCACGTCGGCCATGCGCTGTTCCATCTGCGGCTGCCATTCCAGCTCGCCATCATGAGTAATGTGTGCCACATCCAAACCCAAGCGGCGCTTTAAATCAAAGCCGACCAACAAACTGCGATGACAATCCGCCGGATCTTTCTCTGCGCACATCAATGCGATGCACAGGCCTTTCTCTATACCATGCAGCAGGCGCTCAACACCTTGCTGATACAGCGAGGATTCGGCCAAGCGATCGAACTGAACCTGACCACTGGCATCGTAATGCTGATCCTCTTTAGAGCGAGGGCCCAGCTCTTGGCCGAGGTATACGTAATGAATACCATGCTGTTTGAGCGTGCTGGCCAAGGCATCTTGATGGTAATCGTGAAACGCTTTGCTGAACGGCACAGAGCGCACATCGGCCACCGCATTGATACCGTACTTCTCGAGCTGAGCGAGAAAGGTATCAATGGGTTTGGTGGCATAGCCGATGCTGTAGAGAGTATGTCCGGTTGTGGCCTGTCTCATTCCCACTCGATTGTAAACGGGCCACTTTTACATATTAATATCAATAGCTTAATTATGGAGATCAGTGGTAGTACCATGGAAAATCCCTGGAAATCTGAAGTTGCAGTATGCTGTATTCCGCAATTGACTTGCGTTTAAGGCTGTAAGGTTTCTTTGTAAAAATAAGAGGGGGGCAGAGTTCTGCCCTCACTTTTGTAAATAGCTTTTCTTGTTTTTTAGAGCACCGGTGCGGCTAGCCGGGAAAGCTTAACTCCGACCCACCACCAGAGTGGTCGGTCTTTGAGTCGTTCGGGATCTATTATCTCGGCATGCGCAAAATCTGCCTCGAACATCGCTTCCATTTCTTGAGCGAATTCCCGATCGACGATCACCGAGGTCACCTCAAAATTCAGGCGGAAGGATCTATTATCAAAATTAGGCGTGCCGACGGTCGACAGCTCATCATCGACGAGGAGCACCTTCTCATGAAGAAAGCCCGGCTTGTATTCATAGAACTTGATGCCGAGGCCACGCAATTGCTCAATGTAATGAAATGCCGCCAGGTAAACCGGCAGGCTGTCCGGCTTGCCCGTGGTGATGATACGAACATCCACCCCGCGCAGGGCTGCCAGCTGCAGCGCCTTCATTACGGCCGGGTCGGGAACAAAGTACGGTGCGGACAACCAGATGCGCTTTTTTGCAGTATTTAGCGCGGTCACGAAAAATAGCGACGCGGTTTCAAAATCATCGGCGGGCCCGAACGGAAAAATCAGCGCTTTCCTGTCATGCCCTTCAACTACTTCAGGTGACCAGTTTACCTCAGGGAACTGGCGGGTAGCCCAGTACCAATCGCCCAGAGTGATCATTTGCAACTGCAGAACCACAGGTCCCTCGAGCCTTACATGGGTATCACGCCAGGGGGTGAAGTCGGGATCAAGGCCCAGGTATTCGTCGCCAACATTGTGCCCTCCTACCCATCCCACTTTTCCATCAACGACAACCATCTTGCGGTGGTTGCGAAAGTTAAGCTGAAAACGGTTATGCGCTCCCTGCGTGGGTTTGAAGGAGCTGGTTTCAATACCTGCAGCACGAAGCTCCTCGGTATACTTCGCCGGTAGTCCACTACTGCCAACCTCATCATACAGGACATAAACACGTACGCCTGCCTGTGCGCGCTCGATCAGAGCGTCCTTTACTCGCCGCCCAAGGCCGTCATCATGGAACATGTAGAACTGGAATAGAATATATTGTTCAGCCTTGGCGACACCAGCGAGAATGCTGTCGAAGGTCGCATCACCGTTGATCAGCAGATCGACACGGTTACCCCGCGTTAGTTGCATACCAGAGAGTCGCGTCATAGCGGCATGCCAGGACGGCCCTTCGCCCGGAGGGATTTCCCATGGATCCAGTTCAGACTGTATATCAGCCAATAGACGCTCGAACTCGTCACGTCGGCTTTCGAAAGCATCTGACATGCCTTCGAATTTGCTTCGCCCGAGCACGAGATAGGCAGGTACCGCCACGAATGGAAAGGATACCAGGGAAACCGACCAGGCGACGGCACCCTGTGCGGTACGTACTTTCATGGCGGCTTCAACGGCGAACACGATGCCGGAAATATAGAAGGCGGCTACGATCGCGGCAATCATTCTCTTTCTCCTCGGGGTCATCGTCTGGAGTTCTTTATTATTGCATATGCAAAATCGTACGCTGACTGCTTACTTGCACTATTCTTTTGATTCGTCGCCATGCGAAGACTCTGTATGATCAACTGATTGTTCAATGATCCCGGCAAGCTTTTTCTTCACCTCTTTTTTACGTTGCTTTCTATCTTTCGACGCTTTCTTGTCAGCCATAATGACTGATACAATTTTTGTTATCACTGCCGCGAAGATACCCACACTCAGCAAGGTATAGATAATGGTAAACCCCTTGGAGAGATCGGTGGTAGGAGTGATATCACCATACCCAACAGTAGACATTGTCATTACGCAAAAGTAAAGCGAATCGAGAACGCCCCACCCTTCGACATGCCAGTAGAAATACGTTCCACCTCCGAGCAATGTCAGCAGGATAAACATCAGAATGCGAAATTCTTCATCAGATCTCACACCATGCAAGATCGCACGCATCAGTTTGTAGAGATTAAAGAAGAAAGTCGTCATGGGTTCTTCCTTCGATGACAATCGATAAATGATTACCTGTTATCACCTGGCTGCTGGTTACGACGCCTGTGCATTAACTGATAGCAATAAAAGGTGCCGGATGGATTAAACTATTTTTAACAACGCGAAATGGTTAATTAACAATCCCTCCGACACCTTCAACACTAATTACATGTGCTGCAATCGATAACAGGTCACTGCATGTCCGGTCCAGCTTATGTCCTCTTACCAGTCACATCTGAAAAGCAATGGAGCAATTGCATGAGCATTATACCTCACTGGTGGAACATGCAGCGCTCCCCCCAATGCCGCCGATTACCTCGATGACGCCCGTCGCAATTAAGTATGCAGCCAGGAACAGCGTAAGGGTGGCCAGTGCCGGTCATTCCCACTCAATGGTAGCGGGCGGTTTAGAGGAGATGTCATAGGTCACCCGTGAAATTCCGGGGATTTCCTGAATGATGCGTGCGGATACTTTTTCCAGCAGCTCATACGGGAGGTGGGCCCAACGAGCTGTCATAAAATCGATGGTTTCCACGGCACGGATGGCCACCACGTATTCATAGCGGCGGCCATCGCCGGTTACACCGACGGATTTTACTGGCAGAAACACGGCAAAAGCCTGGCTCACTTTGTGGTACCAGTCAGCCTTGTGCAGTTCTTCGATGAAGATGTGGTCGGCTTCCCGCAGGATGTCGGCGTATTCTTTTTTCACTTCACCCAGGATGCGCACCCCCAGGCCGGGGCCTGGGAAGGGGTGGCGGTAGACCATGTCATAAGGCAGGCCTAACTCCAGGCCGATCTTGCGCACTTCATCTTTAAACAGCTCCCGCAGAGGCTCTACCAATTGCATCTTCATGTGCTCTGGCAAACCACCCACATTATGGTGGGACTTGATTACGTGCGCTTTGCCGGTCTTGGAACCGGCAGATTCAATCACATCCGGATAGATGGTGCCTTGGGCCAGCCATTTGATCTCGTTAAGTTTGCTGCTTTCTGCATCGAACACGTCAATGAACGCGTTACCGATGATTTTGCGCTTCTCTTCGGGATCGCTTTTACCTGCCAGTTTGCCCAAGAACAGATCCTCGGCATCCACGCGGATCACGCGAATCCCCATATGCTTGGCAAACATTTCCATAACCTGATCACCCTCTTTCAGGCGCAACAGACCGTTGTCTACAAATACGCAGGTGAGCTTGTCGCCGATGGCTTTGTGCAGTAAAGCTGCCACCACCGAGGAATCCACTCCGCCGGACAGCCCCAGCAGTATTTCATCGTCGCCAACCTGATCACGCACTCGGGCAATCATATCGTCAATGATGTTACCGGGGGTCCACAGGGCATCGCAGCCGCAGATTTCGCGCACAAAGCGCTTCAGAATTTCACCACCCTGTTTGGTGTGGGTCACTTCCGGGTGGAATTGCACGCCATACAGGCCTTGTTTTTCGTTGGCCATGGCCGCAATGGGGGCGCTTGCGGTTTCGGCAATACAGGTAAAACCGGGCGGCAACTCGACGACTTTGTCGCCATGGCTCATCCACACATCCAGTTTTTTGTCGCCAGCGTGATCATCCAGCCCTTCCAGCAGTTTGTTGGAGCCTTTAATGTGGACTTCGGCATAGCCAAACTCACGATGATCGGAGCTGGCCACTTTGCCGCCGAATTGGGCCGCCATGGTTTGCATGCCGTAGCAGATACCCAGCACCGGCACCCCTAAGTCGAAAACTTCCTGAGCCGCTCTTGGCGTGTTTTCGCCGACTACCGATTCAGGGCCACCCGACAGGATCACACCCTGGGGTGCAAAACGTTTGATTTCTGCCGGGTCAGCATCGCATGCCCACAACTCGCAGTAGACACCGATCTCACGAACACGGCGGGCGATCAACTGGGTGTATTGAGAACCAAAATCCAGGATGAGTATGCGCTGGGCATGAATGTCGGTCATGTGCTTGGGATTCCGTTGTATGGCTGTTTAAAACTGAAAGGCCAGCCGCCCGTTGGCGGGTTCGGCTGGCCCTGCTTGTAGTCTGATACCTGCTACCTACCCGATCACGAGCGGTAGTTGGGTGCCTCTTTGGTAATGGTTACATCGTGCACATGGCTTTCTTTCATGCCTGCGCCGGTAACGCGTACAAAAGTGGGTTTGGTGCGCATCTCTTCGATGGTAGCGCAGCCGGTGTAGCCCATGCTGGCTCGAACACCACCCACCAATTGCAGCACGATCGCTGAAATGGGGCCTTTGTAAGGCACACGGCCTTCAATGCCTTCGGGCACCAGTTTTTCTACACCTTGAGAGGCATCCTGGAAATAACGATCGCTGGAGCCCTGGTTCTGGGCCATCGCCCCCAGGGAGCCCATGCCACGATACGCTTTGTAGTAGCGGCCTTGATACAGCTCTACCTCACCGGGTGCTTCCTCTGTTCCTGCCAGCAAACCACCTACCATGATAGCGTGGGCACCGGCGGCGATGGCCTTGGCTATATCGCCAGAGAAACGCACGCCACCATCGGCAATCACGGGCACTTCACGGCCTTTAAGGGCTTCGACCACGTTGGCGACGGCTGAAATCTGCGGTACACCGATTCCGGCAACAATGCGGGTGGTACAAATGGAACCTGGGCCGATACCGACTTTAACGCCATGGGCGCCTGCATCAGCAAGGGCCAGAGCGGCTTCCGCCGTGGCGATGTTACCGCCAATAACCTGCACGCCAGGATAGTTTTCCACCACCCAACGCACCCGATCAATCACGCCCTTGGAGTGACCGTGGGCTGTGTCCACCACCAGCACATCCACACCGGCCTCAACCAGGGCATGCACGCGTTCCTCTGTGCCTTCACCGGTACCGACGGCAGCACCGACTCGCAGGCGGCCTTGATCGTCTTTACAGGAATACGGGTAGGCTTCTGCTTTGAGGATGTCGGTATTGGTGACCATACCCTTGAGGCGGAATTCGTCATCCACCAGCAGGATCTTTTCGATACGGTACTTGTGCAGCAGGCCTTTGATGTCTTTGGTGCTGGTGCCCTCTTTCGCGGTAACCAGCTTTTCTTTAGGGGTCATGATGGCCGACACCGGCTGATCGAAACGGTCTTCAAAACGAAGATCACGGCTGGTTACGATGCCAACCAGCTGTTCGCCTTGCACCACTGGCACACCGGATATTTTATTAATCTGAGTAATTTCAATCAGTTTGCCAACGGTGGTGTCCGGCGAGACGGTAATGGGATCGCGCACTACGCCGCTTTCGTATTTCTTCACCACCCGTACCTGGCGAGCCTGTTCCTCGGCAGTCATGTTCTTGTGCAGAATACCGATGCCGCCTTCCTGAGCCATGCTGATGGCTAAACGGGATTCCGTGACGGTATCCATCGCCGCAGAAACCAGGGGTATATTCAAACAGATATCCCGAGTGAGACGGGTCTTCAGCTGCACATCCCTGGGCAGGATTTCGGAATAGCCGGGCAGAAGGAGTACATCATCAAATGTGAGCGCTTCCTGAGCAATACGTAGCATGCAGTGTCAGCCTTGTTGCAGGGGGAGAAATTAAACGCGCAATTATAGCAAAGCTGCATGGCTGTTGAAATACAGGAAATGTCTGCAACTTGGCGATTGATGAGAAATCCGCGCGACACACGAGCGCGGCGGTGGCCGGCTCCCTGCGTCGGGTTAGTGCTGAATTGGGGTTTGGCAGGCTGTAATTAACGGCCATCTGTGCCGAATTGGTAACAATTTGGCACAATATGACTCCAACTTGACCCCTGCAGCCTCTTATAGGATGCCCATTGATACGTATAATCGGGGGGCGCATTAATACAGTGATAAGCACAGCGTGGCAGATCTCAAAAAACCAAGGACGCCTATGCAGATTGATCCATTCTTTCAGGTACCACAGCACCCGATTCAGACCTCGATGGGCACTGTGAACCTGCCAGTTCTGTTTAAAGAAGGAGACTATTGCATTGCTTTGTTCACCGCACCACGCAAGCGGGTGGAAGCATTGCTTGAAGGCACCAGCTTTGCCCCGGCCATGACCCTAGGCCCTTTTGCTACCGTAGGCCTGGTTATGGCCAAACATTCCATATGCAGCGAGAAGCCTTATAGTGTCGCGAGCTTTGCGATTCCGGTTTCCCGCCTGCAGGGGTTTCAGCCAGTATCCCCCTGGCGCGAGCTGTTCTTTCGCCCGGACCAGCGCCACATGGGCTTTTATATGCTCAATAGTCAGGTGAACAATTTGCGCATGAGTGTGGCGGGCGCAGAGGTCTGGGGGCACCCCAAATGCACCTCGAACATTGAGCTTAACCTGGATAAAAGCCGTATGGATTGCCGGGTGGATTGCATGACCAAGGGCACTCACCTGATGCGTTTTTCCGGTAAAGGATTTCGCTTCTGGAGCATTCCTGCCATGGGCTTCAATTTGTTTTCCATCCGTGGCAATCAGGTGATTCGAGCAATACTGGAGGTTCGCAGCAGCTTCACCGTACACCTGCCCATCGGCTTCAAGCTGACCTTGGGGGATCAGGATCATCCGGTTATCAACCCCCTGCGAGAGCTGGGGCTGAATGGAAGGCGGCCTTTAGTGGTACTGAGCAGTAATCGCTTTCAGGGCCGTTTACACGAGGGTGTGGTAATAGAGGATCTGTCCAGCGACAACACTCTGCCACCCGCCCAGATAATGAGCTCCACCTTGCGCGTTTAGAGCCGCACCCGATACACCTCGGATAAGGGAATTTTACGGCTGCGGGCAACTTTCAGGGCGCTTTGGGTCAGCGGGGTCATACCATCCCGTACTGCTTGCTCTGCAATGGCGTCTGCCGATACCTGCTGCGACAGTAAACCCCTCAGCAGGGGCGTCATAACCAGCAGCTCGTAGACCGCCATGCGACCGCTTACGCCGGTGTTATGACACAGATCGCAGCCTCGCCCTTTATAGAATACTTCGTCTTCCGCCACCCCCAGCAGTTTGCGCACAGAGGGGTCGATGGCCTCCTCTGCCAGGCAGTGCACACAATTACAGCGCACCAGACGCTGGGCCAACACCCCGATGAGGGAGCTGTTGACCAAATAAGGTTCCACACCGATTTCGGTCAGGCGGGTTACCGTGGTGGCGGCATCATTGGTGTGCAGTGTGCTCAGCACCAGATGGCCTGTAAGGGCGCTTTCCACCGCCATCTTGGCGGTTTCCTCGTCACGGATCTCGCCCACCATAATCACATCCGGATCGTGGCGCAGAATATGTCGCAACGCTCGGGCGAAACTGTAACCGGTGTCGTGATTCACCTGTATCTGGGAAATGCCGTCTACATGATATTCCACCGGGTCTTCTACCGTGATGACGTTGACGTTGGTAGAGCGGA containing:
- the guaB gene encoding IMP dehydrogenase, with protein sequence MLRIAQEALTFDDVLLLPGYSEILPRDVQLKTRLTRDICLNIPLVSAAMDTVTESRLAISMAQEGGIGILHKNMTAEEQARQVRVVKKYESGVVRDPITVSPDTTVGKLIEITQINKISGVPVVQGEQLVGIVTSRDLRFEDRFDQPVSAIMTPKEKLVTAKEGTSTKDIKGLLHKYRIEKILLVDDEFRLKGMVTNTDILKAEAYPYSCKDDQGRLRVGAAVGTGEGTEERVHALVEAGVDVLVVDTAHGHSKGVIDRVRWVVENYPGVQVIGGNIATAEAALALADAGAHGVKVGIGPGSICTTRIVAGIGVPQISAVANVVEALKGREVPVIADGGVRFSGDIAKAIAAGAHAIMVGGLLAGTEEAPGEVELYQGRYYKAYRGMGSLGAMAQNQGSSDRYFQDASQGVEKLVPEGIEGRVPYKGPISAIVLQLVGGVRASMGYTGCATIEEMRTKPTFVRVTGAGMKESHVHDVTITKEAPNYRS
- a CDS encoding potassium channel family protein, which translates into the protein MTTFFFNLYKLMRAILHGVRSDEEFRILMFILLTLLGGGTYFYWHVEGWGVLDSLYFCVMTMSTVGYGDITPTTDLSKGFTIIYTLLSVGIFAAVITKIVSVIMADKKASKDRKQRKKEVKKKLAGIIEQSVDHTESSHGDESKE
- a CDS encoding DUF488 domain-containing protein, which gives rise to MRQATTGHTLYSIGYATKPIDTFLAQLEKYGINAVADVRSVPFSKAFHDYHQDALASTLKQHGIHYVYLGQELGPRSKEDQHYDASGQVQFDRLAESSLYQQGVERLLHGIEKGLCIALMCAEKDPADCHRSLLVGFDLKRRLGLDVAHITHDGELEWQPQMEQRMADVHGLAGDLFATPEQQAELGCRAQSKQKAYRRP
- the tadA gene encoding tRNA adenosine(34) deaminase TadA — protein: MGGDTVEFHRRDIHWMQYALELARQAASEHEVPVGAVIVRDDQVLGEGYNHPIAACDPTSHAEIVALRQACANERNYRIPGSTLYVTVEPCTMCAGAILHARVDRVVFGATEPKAGALVSAQRFFDQPFVNYSVQYQGGCLAEECSQLMSGFFEQRRQLKRQHKSKI
- the cls gene encoding cardiolipin synthase encodes the protein MIAAIVAAFYISGIVFAVEAAMKVRTAQGAVAWSVSLVSFPFVAVPAYLVLGRSKFEGMSDAFESRRDEFERLLADIQSELDPWEIPPGEGPSWHAAMTRLSGMQLTRGNRVDLLINGDATFDSILAGVAKAEQYILFQFYMFHDDGLGRRVKDALIERAQAGVRVYVLYDEVGSSGLPAKYTEELRAAGIETSSFKPTQGAHNRFQLNFRNHRKMVVVDGKVGWVGGHNVGDEYLGLDPDFTPWRDTHVRLEGPVVLQLQMITLGDWYWATRQFPEVNWSPEVVEGHDRKALIFPFGPADDFETASLFFVTALNTAKKRIWLSAPYFVPDPAVMKALQLAALRGVDVRIITTGKPDSLPVYLAAFHYIEQLRGLGIKFYEYKPGFLHEKVLLVDDELSTVGTPNFDNRSFRLNFEVTSVIVDREFAQEMEAMFEADFAHAEIIDPERLKDRPLWWWVGVKLSRLAAPVL
- the guaA gene encoding glutamine-hydrolyzing GMP synthase, producing MTDIHAQRILILDFGSQYTQLIARRVREIGVYCELWACDADPAEIKRFAPQGVILSGGPESVVGENTPRAAQEVFDLGVPVLGICYGMQTMAAQFGGKVASSDHREFGYAEVHIKGSNKLLEGLDDHAGDKKLDVWMSHGDKVVELPPGFTCIAETASAPIAAMANEKQGLYGVQFHPEVTHTKQGGEILKRFVREICGCDALWTPGNIIDDMIARVRDQVGDDEILLGLSGGVDSSVVAALLHKAIGDKLTCVFVDNGLLRLKEGDQVMEMFAKHMGIRVIRVDAEDLFLGKLAGKSDPEEKRKIIGNAFIDVFDAESSKLNEIKWLAQGTIYPDVIESAGSKTGKAHVIKSHHNVGGLPEHMKMQLVEPLRELFKDEVRKIGLELGLPYDMVYRHPFPGPGLGVRILGEVKKEYADILREADHIFIEELHKADWYHKVSQAFAVFLPVKSVGVTGDGRRYEYVVAIRAVETIDFMTARWAHLPYELLEKVSARIIQEIPGISRVTYDISSKPPATIEWE
- a CDS encoding acetoacetate decarboxylase family protein; protein product: MQIDPFFQVPQHPIQTSMGTVNLPVLFKEGDYCIALFTAPRKRVEALLEGTSFAPAMTLGPFATVGLVMAKHSICSEKPYSVASFAIPVSRLQGFQPVSPWRELFFRPDQRHMGFYMLNSQVNNLRMSVAGAEVWGHPKCTSNIELNLDKSRMDCRVDCMTKGTHLMRFSGKGFRFWSIPAMGFNLFSIRGNQVIRAILEVRSSFTVHLPIGFKLTLGDQDHPVINPLRELGLNGRRPLVVLSSNRFQGRLHEGVVIEDLSSDNTLPPAQIMSSTLRV